The following are encoded in a window of Butyrivibrio sp. AE3004 genomic DNA:
- a CDS encoding GNAT family N-acetyltransferase: MVKYREMTEADNTVVATMIRDNLKKFKLDIPGTVYFDEGLDHLSDYYGRDERRYFVIEDDNGKVIGGIGFARFELGQDTAELQKLYLMDSAKGSGLGYEMIDFIEDRMREAGFKVSYLETHDKLQAAIHIYEKMGYKEIERPKEVNHSTMNRFFRKWLFS, translated from the coding sequence ATGGTCAAATATAGAGAAATGACAGAGGCTGACAACACTGTAGTCGCTACGATGATCAGAGACAACCTGAAAAAGTTTAAGCTTGATATTCCGGGAACGGTTTATTTTGACGAAGGACTGGACCACCTCAGTGATTATTACGGAAGAGATGAGCGAAGATATTTTGTTATTGAGGACGATAATGGTAAGGTAATTGGCGGAATTGGATTTGCCAGATTTGAGCTAGGACAGGATACAGCCGAGCTACAAAAGCTCTATCTTATGGATTCAGCAAAAGGCTCAGGCCTTGGCTATGAAATGATCGACTTCATTGAGGACAGGATGCGCGAGGCAGGATTCAAGGTTTCATATCTGGAGACTCACGATAAACTTCAGGCCGCAATCCACATCTATGAGAAGATGGGGTATAAAGAAATAGAGCGCCCCAAGGAAGTGAATCACAGTACCATGAACAGGTTTTTCAGAAAATGGCTATTTTCATAA
- a CDS encoding GNAT family N-acetyltransferase: MIRKAEPKDLSRIAEILVFAKRIKYRSIFHNDEYSFNELQVVKVADEFKDPELLDKVWVYDDGIVKGMIHLSGKEIVELYVDYFFWKEGIGSKLVEFAKEKFDAKFVWALEKNEDAIRFYEAHDFKLNGKRQFEEGTPEYIVMLERD, from the coding sequence GTGATAAGAAAAGCCGAACCAAAAGATCTATCAAGAATTGCTGAAATCCTGGTGTTTGCAAAAAGAATAAAGTACCGATCAATCTTTCATAATGATGAATATTCTTTTAACGAGTTGCAGGTAGTTAAGGTTGCCGATGAATTCAAGGATCCGGAACTCCTCGATAAAGTCTGGGTATACGATGATGGTATAGTTAAGGGAATGATCCATCTTAGTGGAAAAGAAATTGTAGAATTATATGTAGATTACTTCTTCTGGAAAGAGGGCATCGGATCTAAGCTGGTAGAATTTGCAAAAGAAAAATTTGATGCTAAGTTCGTATGGGCACTGGAGAAGAACGAAGACGCCATTCGCTTTTATGAGGCGCATGACTTTAAGCTTAACGGGAAAAGACAATTTGAAGAAGGTACACCAGAATATATTGTTATGTTGGAGCGAGACTGA
- a CDS encoding class I SAM-dependent methyltransferase: MYHIEKNTVQETLIIPLFGRKVCSEHFPDLFKDPEAERICSLLDYDFAEKGKKMESAVGLFGALEVAQRQYDLAWEVKDYLKKHPNAAVVNLGCGLDDTFRKCDNGVCRGYNIDMPDVIEIRNEILSAGERETNLGYDLNDERWMDEIDPSHGCVFFASGVFYYFKTEVVRELFQKMAKRFPGAVIVFDSCNKRGAKMMTKTWLKEAGIADVNAFFSIEDKAEIEAWSRDFVSVTARSYMRGYRDIYNDVRILHKLMIRFCDSLVKMQIIRIKFK, translated from the coding sequence ATGTATCATATTGAAAAAAATACAGTACAGGAAACATTGATAATACCTTTATTTGGTAGAAAAGTATGCTCAGAGCATTTTCCGGATTTGTTTAAAGACCCTGAGGCAGAGCGCATCTGCTCTTTGCTGGATTATGATTTTGCAGAAAAGGGTAAGAAGATGGAGAGTGCAGTAGGGCTTTTTGGCGCGCTTGAAGTCGCGCAAAGACAGTATGATCTTGCATGGGAGGTTAAGGATTATCTAAAGAAACATCCAAACGCAGCGGTAGTAAACCTTGGATGCGGACTGGATGATACTTTTCGAAAATGTGATAACGGAGTCTGCAGGGGCTACAACATAGATATGCCGGATGTAATAGAAATCAGAAACGAGATCCTTTCTGCAGGAGAGAGGGAGACTAATCTTGGATATGACCTTAATGATGAACGCTGGATGGATGAAATAGACCCGTCTCATGGGTGTGTGTTCTTTGCATCCGGTGTTTTCTATTATTTTAAGACCGAAGTGGTAAGAGAATTATTTCAAAAGATGGCAAAAAGATTTCCCGGTGCAGTAATAGTATTTGATTCCTGCAATAAGCGTGGTGCAAAGATGATGACAAAGACCTGGCTAAAGGAAGCAGGCATAGCAGATGTGAATGCGTTTTTCTCTATTGAAGACAAAGCTGAAATAGAGGCGTGGAGTAGAGATTTTGTATCGGTAACCGCGCGAAGTTACATGAGAGGTTACCGAGATATCTACAATGATGTGAGAATCCTGCATAAGCTGATGATCAGGTTCTGTGACAGCTTGGTAAAAATGCAGATCATAAGGATTAAATTCAAGTAA
- a CDS encoding SMR family transporter, with protein MAYFIMWTGMGIIRTMLLGMFLFHEKLTVPQVICVILIVVGVAGLKILAKE; from the coding sequence ATGGCGTATTTTATTATGTGGACAGGGATGGGGATTATTCGAACTATGCTGTTAGGAATGTTTCTTTTCCATGAAAAGCTGACAGTTCCACAGGTAATATGTGTTATTCTAATTGTAGTTGGAGTAGCCGGTCTTAAGATTTTAGCCAAAGAATGA
- a CDS encoding class I SAM-dependent methyltransferase has translation MNTDRITELRKEWEAEEKIAHIHGWDFSHIHDRYEEEEDLPWDYRQIIDENRVDSMKLLDFDTGGGEFLLSLGHPYGNTAATEGYPPNVELCRKELLPLGIEFKACDDAANVPFADSSFDMIINRHGDFDSSETSRLLRENGLFITEQVGAENDRDLVKMVLPDVPKPFPELELSIQKKKFEDAGLKVIRAEEAFRPIRFYDVGAFVWFAHIIEWEFPGFSVEKCFDRLLEMQEEIDNKGFVEGTIHRYLIVAQKIDQ, from the coding sequence ATGAATACAGATAGAATAACAGAATTAAGAAAAGAGTGGGAAGCAGAGGAGAAGATAGCTCATATACACGGATGGGATTTTTCTCATATTCATGACAGATACGAAGAAGAGGAAGATCTTCCCTGGGACTACAGGCAGATAATTGATGAGAACCGTGTAGACAGTATGAAGTTATTGGATTTCGATACAGGCGGTGGAGAGTTCCTGTTATCGCTTGGACATCCTTATGGCAACACAGCAGCTACAGAGGGTTATCCTCCAAATGTGGAGTTATGTAGGAAAGAGCTATTGCCTCTTGGCATTGAATTCAAAGCTTGTGATGATGCTGCAAATGTTCCTTTTGCAGACAGCTCTTTTGACATGATCATAAATAGACATGGTGACTTTGATTCTTCAGAAACATCAAGACTGCTGAGAGAAAACGGATTGTTTATTACTGAGCAGGTTGGGGCGGAAAATGACAGAGACCTTGTAAAGATGGTCCTGCCTGATGTACCGAAGCCGTTTCCGGAGCTTGAGTTATCTATTCAGAAGAAAAAGTTTGAGGATGCAGGATTAAAGGTTATTAGAGCAGAGGAAGCATTCAGACCTATCCGCTTTTATGATGTTGGCGCATTTGTCTGGTTCGCACATATAATAGAGTGGGAGTTTCCGGGATTCTCTGTAGAAAAGTGTTTTGATAGACTTCTTGAAATGCAGGAAGAGATTGATAATAAAGGATTTGTTGAGGGAACAATTCACAGATATCTCATCGTTGCACAGAAGATTGACCAATAA
- a CDS encoding HD domain-containing protein, translated as MSYPDRQKAEEILREAERCNPGPWGNHSRTAAYCAEKIAECSGMDKEKAYVLGLLHDIGRKFGVRHLGHVSDGYSYMMSLGYDEVARVCLTHSFNNMTTDEYIACGLAWFVHHSDRHFL; from the coding sequence ATGAGCTATCCAGATAGGCAAAAGGCCGAGGAAATATTGCGCGAAGCGGAAAGATGTAATCCAGGGCCTTGGGGAAACCATAGCAGGACAGCGGCTTATTGTGCTGAGAAGATAGCAGAATGTTCTGGGATGGATAAAGAAAAGGCATATGTTCTTGGCTTACTGCATGACATAGGAAGAAAGTTTGGAGTAAGACATCTTGGACATGTCTCAGATGGCTATTCGTACATGATGTCGCTGGGCTATGATGAGGTTGCCAGGGTTTGCCTTACTCATTCATTTAACAATATGACCACAGATGAATATATAGCGTGCGGATTAGCTTGGTTCGTACATCATTCGGATCGTCATTTTCTCTAA
- a CDS encoding transcriptional repressor — MNNEKIVEALKERGMRITKQRMVVADVIADNDGASCKDICCIVRSKDPSIGVATVLVVEEIEGVLKGAGFSKVKTDHHKSKPWITVIAKK; from the coding sequence ATGAATAATGAGAAGATAGTTGAGGCTTTAAAAGAACGTGGGATGAGGATTACAAAGCAGAGGATGGTTGTTGCAGATGTCATTGCTGATAATGACGGAGCCAGCTGCAAGGATATCTGCTGTATTGTGCGAAGTAAAGATCCTTCAATTGGAGTGGCTACTGTATTGGTGGTGGAAGAAATTGAAGGAGTTTTAAAAGGAGCTGGTTTTTCTAAGGTAAAGACTGATCATCATAAGAGCAAACCGTGGATTACTGTGATAGCAAAGAAATAA